A section of the bacterium genome encodes:
- a CDS encoding bifunctional heptose 7-phosphate kinase/heptose 1-phosphate adenyltransferase: MAEDVCRDVVSSGLASARVEKGGLSAPDLARFLTESRGKRVWVIGDVMLDEYLQGNVDRVSPEAPIPVVRVDSEYLRVGGAGNVAHGCVALGAAAQLCAVVGTDEAGERLIQALEAAGIDTAAVARVSSRPTTRKLRVLSGNQQIVRLDWEERHQVDAGCLRKALDPLVDLGPPDLILLSDYKKGVLSPALVREILDYALQNQVPLVADPRHRFSTFKGATALTPNLAELQNEHRRCFVEMTDSEPELLARDLIDGAGSPALVVTRGADGIIVVQHDGPAEVIPAVRREVCDVTGAGDTVLAVLGIALACGMRLNQAARLANFAAGVAVTKQGTSVVSSSELTAGCGLGQVAKVLTAATLPTRLASWRRNGYRIAFTNGCFDALHGGHLHLLHEAAALADVLLVGVNCDASVARLKGSGRPIMRAEERVALLAELECVDGVVVFDEDDPARLIAEVMPEVLVKGDEYAPHEVVGRRTVEAAGGRLVLVPVIPGISTSAILERVCAVDAEPDQE, translated from the coding sequence ATGGCTGAAGACGTTTGCCGAGACGTCGTGAGCAGCGGCCTGGCCAGCGCACGCGTAGAGAAGGGCGGCCTCAGCGCCCCTGATCTGGCACGTTTTCTCACCGAAAGCCGAGGAAAACGAGTATGGGTCATTGGTGACGTCATGCTCGACGAATACCTGCAGGGAAACGTCGACCGCGTGTCGCCGGAGGCGCCAATCCCGGTAGTTCGCGTCGATTCAGAGTACTTGCGCGTCGGCGGTGCCGGCAACGTCGCCCACGGCTGCGTCGCACTCGGCGCCGCGGCACAGCTGTGTGCCGTGGTCGGCACAGACGAGGCCGGCGAGCGTCTGATCCAGGCTCTCGAAGCGGCTGGGATCGACACTGCTGCGGTTGCCAGGGTGAGCAGCAGGCCCACGACCCGCAAGCTGCGGGTGCTGTCCGGGAATCAGCAGATCGTGCGTCTCGACTGGGAGGAACGCCACCAGGTCGATGCCGGCTGTCTGCGAAAAGCCCTCGATCCGCTCGTCGACCTCGGCCCTCCGGACCTCATCCTGCTGAGCGACTACAAAAAAGGCGTGCTGTCCCCCGCCCTGGTGCGCGAGATCCTCGATTATGCACTGCAGAACCAGGTACCACTGGTGGCCGATCCAAGACATCGGTTCTCCACCTTTAAAGGTGCCACCGCCCTGACCCCTAATCTGGCGGAGCTGCAAAACGAGCACCGGCGCTGTTTCGTCGAGATGACCGACAGCGAGCCCGAGCTCCTCGCGCGTGACCTGATCGACGGTGCCGGATCGCCAGCCCTGGTCGTCACCCGAGGTGCAGACGGTATCATCGTGGTCCAGCACGATGGCCCGGCAGAGGTGATCCCAGCGGTCCGGCGAGAGGTGTGCGACGTCACCGGTGCCGGTGACACCGTGCTTGCCGTGCTCGGAATCGCACTCGCCTGCGGCATGCGCTTGAACCAGGCAGCCCGGCTCGCCAACTTTGCGGCCGGTGTGGCAGTCACCAAGCAAGGCACCTCTGTGGTGAGCTCCAGCGAGCTGACTGCCGGCTGTGGTCTCGGCCAGGTCGCCAAGGTCTTGACCGCGGCGACGTTGCCGACCCGACTCGCATCATGGCGACGCAATGGATACCGAATCGCGTTCACGAACGGGTGCTTCGACGCGCTCCACGGCGGCCACCTGCACCTGCTTCACGAAGCCGCGGCCCTCGCAGACGTGCTTCTCGTCGGTGTCAACTGCGACGCCTCGGTGGCTCGCCTGAAGGGCTCGGGACGGCCGATCATGAGGGCCGAGGAGCGGGTCGCGCTGTTGGCTGAGCTCGAGTGCGTCGACGGCGTCGTCGTCTTCGACGAGGACGACCCCGCGCGCCTGATCGCCGAGGTCATGCCCGAGGTGCTGGTCAAGGGCGA
- the rfaD gene encoding ADP-glyceromanno-heptose 6-epimerase, protein MTEKIVVTGAAGFIGSNLVRALNRNGEDAIIAVDHLLDGTKFVNLAPCRIHDFVDRDDFLALLRQRDETLTSVRAVLHQGACSNTTMWDGKHMMRLNFEYSKQILGFCMERGIPLIYASSAAVYGKGPHFSEQQQNESPLNVYAYSKVLFDRWARCRMPAGSQVVGLRYFNVYGPNEAHKGAMASMVFRLYQQLCSGDRVELFGETATCGPGEQRRDFVHVEDVVATILWFLQHGDVSGIFNVGTGHARSFNELAGLLIDAHDGEGKIEYISFPASLRQSYQSFTKADVRRLRESGCSVDFRDLEQGVVDYVRWLKTFAETS, encoded by the coding sequence ATGACCGAGAAGATCGTGGTCACCGGAGCCGCAGGTTTCATCGGCAGCAATCTCGTGCGCGCTCTCAACCGCAACGGCGAGGATGCCATCATCGCCGTGGACCACCTGCTCGACGGCACCAAGTTCGTCAACCTTGCGCCCTGCCGCATTCACGACTTCGTCGATCGCGATGACTTCCTCGCGCTCCTCCGGCAGCGCGACGAGACCCTGACTTCGGTGCGGGCGGTGCTGCATCAGGGCGCCTGCAGCAATACGACGATGTGGGATGGCAAGCACATGATGCGGCTCAACTTCGAGTACTCGAAGCAGATCCTGGGCTTCTGCATGGAGCGCGGCATACCGCTCATCTATGCCTCATCGGCTGCCGTGTATGGCAAGGGCCCGCACTTCAGCGAGCAGCAACAGAACGAATCGCCACTCAATGTCTATGCCTACTCCAAGGTGCTCTTCGACCGCTGGGCTCGTTGCCGCATGCCAGCCGGCAGCCAGGTCGTGGGGCTGCGATACTTCAACGTATACGGGCCGAACGAGGCTCACAAAGGCGCGATGGCCAGTATGGTCTTCCGTCTGTACCAGCAGCTTTGCTCCGGCGACAGAGTCGAGCTGTTCGGCGAGACTGCCACCTGTGGGCCCGGGGAGCAGCGCCGCGACTTCGTACACGTCGAGGACGTCGTGGCCACCATCCTCTGGTTCTTGCAGCACGGCGACGTCTCCGGCATCTTCAATGTCGGAACCGGTCACGCCAGATCCTTCAACGAGCTGGCCGGGTTGCTGATCGACGCACACGACGGTGAGGGCAAGATAGAGTACATCTCTTTTCCAGCCTCCCTCAGACAGAGTTACCAGAGCTTCACCAAGGCTGACGTTCGGCGGCTCAGGGAAAGTGGATGCAGTGTCGACTTCCGCGATCTCGAGCAAGGCGTCGTCGACTACGTCCGATGGCTGAAGACGTTTGCCGAGACGTCGTGA